One Chaetodon auriga isolate fChaAug3 chromosome 14, fChaAug3.hap1, whole genome shotgun sequence genomic window carries:
- the lingo2b gene encoding leucine-rich repeat and immunoglobulin-like domain-containing nogo receptor-interacting protein 2b, whose protein sequence is MTEGNVGKRVMRHPALHHCHLFLGGALLLLLVSPALSCPARCECSAQSKSVSCHRKRLPTIPEGIPIETRVLDLSKNKLRIITPDNFSSFQQLEDLDLSDNLISVVEPGSFRSQLALRSLNFRSNLLQLVPAGVLSGLTNLTRLDLSHNRLVVLLDHAFQDLRRLTSLEVGDNELVFISQRAFTGLLGLQSLTLERSNLTVVPTDALGHLHSLVELHMRYLSIGFLKPFSFKRLSRLRRLDIDYWPWLDTLPPLSLHGLNLTTLFITNTNLSAFPGAALRNLPYLTHLNLSYCRIQHIHQGELGQLPHLLELRLQGAHLISIEPFAFAGLKSLQLLDVSQNHLDSLERGVFASPDSLQKLCLGGNPLVCDCRLLWLLNSHKPPSLQVLDDQPECSAPEHLLGKTLRDLKEPLVSRYMTCTKPRIGPNTTQLLMADEGQPAHLSCMAEGAPRPSVVWITPHRRYITAKSSGRVEVQPDGTLEIKTAELHDSGVYLCIASNPAGNASLSASLAVKSLGIGDRSHYINRSSNNLTDSNSTWGNGTVLYNMTVPIDIKTIIISTAMGCLSFLGVVIFCFLLLFAWSRGKGRHKSNFDIEYVPRKSNGAAAEVSETSGPRRVNMKMI, encoded by the coding sequence ATGACAGAGGGCAACGTGGGTAAAAGAGTCATGCGACACCCAGCCCTGCACCACTGCCACCTCTTCCTGGGCGGGGCCTTGCTGCTTCTCCTGGTCAGCCCGGCCCTGAGCTGCCCCGCCCGATGTGAGTGCTCTGCCCAAAGCAAGTCAGTTAGTTGCCACCGCAAGCGCCTGCCCACCATCCCTGAAGGCATCCCCATTGAGACCCGCGTCCTGGACCTCAGTAAGAACAAGCTACGTATTATTACACCAGACAACTTCTCTTCAttccagcagctggaggacttGGACCTTAGCGACAACCTCATCAGTGTGGTGGAGCCAGGCTCATTTCGTTCTCAGCTTGCTCTCCGCTCACTCAACTTTCGCAGCAACTTGCTTCAGCTGGTTCCTGCTGGTGTGCTGTCAGGCTTGACCAATCTCACTCGCCTTGATCTCAGCCACAACCGACTGGTGGTTCTCCTGGATCACGCCTTCCAAGATCTGCGCAGGTTGACATCCCTAGAGGTGGGTGACAACGAACTGGTTTTCATCTCGCAGCGGGCCTTTACAGGATTACTTGGACTCCAAAGTCTGACCCTGGAACGTTCCAATCTGACCGTGGTACCGACTGATGCTCTGGGACATCTGCACAGCCTGGTCGAACTGCACATGCGCTACTTGAGCATTGGTTTTCTAAAGCCGTTCTCCTTTAAGAGGTTATCTCGTCTTCGCAGACTAGACATTGATTACTGGCCCTGGCTGGACACACTGCCTCCCCTCTCACTGCATGGCCTCAACCTCACAACATTGTTCATAACCAACACTAACCTGTCTGCCTTCCCCGGCGCAGCACTGCGCAACCTGCCCTACCTCACACATCTTAACTTGTCCTACTGCCGCATTCAGCACATCCATCAGGGAGAGCTGGGCCAACTCCCACACCTGCTGGAGCTGCGCCTCCAAGGGGCTCATCTGATCTCTATCGAGCCCTTTGCATTTGCAGGCCTCAAATCTTTGCAACTACTGGATGTGTCACAGAACCACCTGGACTCTCTGGAGAGGGGAGTGTTTGCCTCACCAGACAGCCTTCAGAAGCTCTGTCTGGGTGGGAACCCATTAGTGTGCGACTGCAGATTGCTTTGGCTCCTCAATAGCCACAAGCCCCCCTCTTTGCAGGTTCTGGATGACCAGCCTGAGTGCAGTGCCCCTGAACACCTCCTGGGGAAAACTCTCCGTGACCTCAAGGAGCCACTGGTCTCCAGGTACATGACCTGCACTAAGCCACGGATTGGACCCAACACGACCCAGCTGCTGATGGCTGATGAGGGTCAGCCCGCCCACCTGAGCTGCATGGCAGAGGGGGCACCTCGGCCCTCAGTGGTCTGGATTACACCTCACAGACGCTACATCACAGCCAAGAGTAGTGGTAGGGTGGAAGTTCAACCGGATGGTACCCTGGAGATCAAGACAGCAGAGCTGCATGACAGCGGGGTGTACTTGTGTATTGCCAGTAACCCTGCTGGCAACGCTAGTCTGTCAGCTTCTTTAGCTGTGAAGAGCCTGGGCATTGGGGACAGATCTCACTATATCAACAGGAGCTCAAACAATCTGACAGACTCTAACAGCACTTGGGGAAATGGGACAGTACTGTACAATATGACAGTCCCTATAGACATTAAGACTATCATTATATCTACAGCCATGGGCTGCCTGTCCTTCCTAGGTGTGGTCATCTTCTGCTTCCTTCTTCTGTTCGCCTGGAGCCGAGGGAAAGGACGCCATAAGAGCAACTTTGATATTGAGTATGTCCCTCGCAAATCCaacggagcagcagcagaggtgtcaGAAACAAGTGGCCCTCGACGGGTCAACATGAAAATGATCTGA